The sequence CAAagtaacaacaaaaaaaaaacaaagcaaagaAAAGAGATTTGTTATTTGATTTCTTTAAAACCACGCCCTTACCCACTGTGAGTCTCTATAGCCTCAATTTGCCTTAAGGCTATCCACAACCAAAAGGTTATCATGTGACCAGGAGCAATCGCTGGTCCCATAAACGTTGGGATTCCAAGAAGCAACACTTCAGCCCAATGTGCATAAGGTGCAGCGTATCCAATAGGAGCTGTGTATTCGTGATGAACACGATGAATGTTCTCGTATCCCCACTTACTGTGGAAAAATCTATGTACCCAATAGTTTGTGTAGTCTTCTATCAAGAAGTAGACGAACAACTGTGGCAGCATCTCTGAAAGTGTTGGTAATGGTAACCCAGATCGTATCCCAATCATCTGTATTTCAAGAACAAGAACGTAAATGATGTGATGAAACATTCAGGATTCTGTCAATATcagattcaagattcaagatAACCTGAATGGAAGGATAAGAAACGAGTTGTAATGGACCAACGACGAGGATGAACATCTTCATGACGTCTTTGTAACAACCGAACATGTCGGACAAGGAGTAGTTTACTTTGGGTTGGATCTTGTACCGGTCGAACCACCCAGAAACGGATCGAGCCAGTTCGACGAAAACCAGAGGGATAGGAGCCAGAGAAAAGACGAGGAATAGGAAGAGAATGTTGTGGCAGTAGAGATAGTAGTCGGACTTTGTGGCGGAGTAATCGAACCAAACTGTCTCCAACCACGTGAGGTTTCTTCCGAGCGCGAAGGAAGCTTCCTCAACCGTTCCGTACGGAATCATGATGGTAAAGTTTCTCGGTTTCTCCGGCGAGTTTGCGACGGAGTTTTGCTGACGTGGAGATTTTATGATCTGGGGGAGGGGAGGTTGAGAGATGAGAAGAAGAGAGTGTTTGTTTGTTATATAGTTGGCGAATATTTTGGATTGAAGACGTGATcagttattttataataactaaattgccacaaatatttttaaattggatTTCCTTTTGTGTCAAATGTTATTTTTCCATTGGAGATTTAATAatttgatatacatatatatactttcttatggtaaaattgaaaataattaaatttatttattggtgtacatttttaaaaatgggCTAAATAATAACCAATaagtaactaaaatttaatatattttttgttcatgCTTTAGAACTAAGCCAATGACTTTTTTTTCCAGATATCTTAACTTCTTCAAAAAAATCTTTACAAAATTCAGAATAATTCCATCtttgtaaatttatataaagtttACCTTTTGTCAaaagtttgtttttaattagGAAACAATATAAAGATGACACAAATAGTCAGACTAAGTGAtgatttctttctcttttttttgttctgtcatggaaaacaatatattgtatttttttttagaattataaagCAACATCTATATGACATCGATTTGAGATAGCATTTAGAACATTAAAGCATATAAATTTACCAAAATGTCATATGAATCAGGAGATGATAAAAGAGTCTTTTAGTACCACAGAACAATAGAAGAACTAGAGAAAATCAAGAGAAATCGAGACTAAAAGATATTTTATTGATGAATTGAGTAGAAACTACAACGTTTGGTGTATAAACCTTAGTTCTAGCCGCATAGCTCTAATCTCTTAGTTTCTGAATGTCGATTCCTTGTTCTAGGGTATAGGCTCCCTTTATATAATCTTGTATAGGTCGGTCAAAGTAGGTTAAACTCTTTCATATTCGAAAATATGGAAGAATCCATCTTAGTAGAAAACTTTCATTTTACCTGGAGACAGGGACAAAAGCAGGGGCTGAAACCTGGATCTTTCTCGGTAGAGACCTGGACCCTGCTCAACAGGGACCTGGAGGCCGATGTCCTGCCCAGGACTTGGGAAATTATTATATCGGAGTATTTTTCCCCAACAATAGTGTATGGATTTAAGAAGGATTTGAAGGGGTTTAATCTGTAACTGGTAGCTGTTCGAATTgataaggaagaagatgaaataaCGCTCATAGAACTCAAGCTACGCAATGATGTGGAATGACAGAGAAGTTTCATGCGTAAAGCTCAGTTACGGCTGAATCATTTGGCCTATTGGGCCAGTTTCCAGAGCCCATAAACTCATCGTCATAAAGATAATAGATAAAGCTCAATACACATTGAGTCGCGAATTAATGAAGCGTTGTGTTTTGTATATAAAGGACACGTGTCGACACAAGAGACTTCGACTTTCTGAGGTGGAGGCTTTGGGAGTgagcaaaattttttttataataatagattATTAGTTTAGTCTTTTTAATCATAAACTTaaagtatttatgaaaatagttgacatttgaagaaaattttaaaataatatcaaatttgCATATAATCAGAATATCCCCAATATTTTTCCGTTGAAATTAGAAGGATTTTTAACATAAAACCCCCTCAATTAAGTTTATTTCGGGTATAAACCCCTAAATTAAAGATTCAACGGAAAAACCCTCAACCTAAGAAATGGTAACGAATTGGCCCCTCTGTTGCTTAGCCacgttaaaattttgaaaacctcCGTTAGTCTGAAACACATCGTTTAGTGTCAAAAGAAAAACGACCCGTCTTTCCTCTTCTTCATATCTGAGACTCGAAAATTTCCAAATATAAATTAGggttcttcaaaattttgagaGACACCGGTGTTTCGTCGTTCCTTGCTCCGACAAAGTTTCCTCCTCCTTGCTCCGACGTTCGGAGACACCGGTGTTTCGTCGGTGTGCGTTAGCTCCGGGCGTCGGAGGTGCTTCTTCTCCTACATCTCGTTTTTATTTTGCTTCATCCCCTTGTCTCTCTTCTCTTTCGACATGTCAACTCTCTGGTACGACTTTGAAATCGGAACCCTAGATCCTCCCGGGGGGTTATAGATCCGGTGGCTAAGGCCCGATCTGGAGCTGAGACGAGGCGGAGAGGGTTGCAAGATGGCTGGAGTCGGCTTTTGCGGTGGAGTCTCGCCAGATCTACTTTTTCCTTTTTAGATCTGGTCGTAGCCTTCGGCGGTGGTGGCGCGTGGGTAGTGATATTGACTCTTCCGGCCCGGATCTTTCTGATTCCAGCTTGGTGAGGTGTAGCAGTCGAAGGTTTCTCTCCCTAGCCTTGGTGTCTCGGCGTGGGCGCACCTTCTCTCTGCTCTCAAGGTGGGCTTGGCGCTTCTTCTCCAAGACGTGCGGTGGTGTATTTTCTGGTGGCGGTGTCACTTGACAAATCCCTCTGTCGTGTGCGAGGATATGGTCTGTTCCGGCGTTCGGGGAATGGTTCTCAGGCGTTGGATTTCCATCTCTTCTCCCGATCTTTGTCTTGCCTCTCCTGCGGTCCTGTCTAATGGTGTTCCTCCTCCGGGTTTTGCGCATCACCCGGTGTCTTGGTTCGAGTATTGGTCTTCAAGTGGTGTTTGGCTCCGTTTCCTTCCGACGGAGTCTTCTTCTCTCTGCTTCAGTAAAGAACTTACTCTAGTTCTTAGGGTAAGAATACGTGTGGAGTCTGGTCTTGCTTCGCGAGTCGTCGGAGCCGTCAGTTCCTCGGTTGTGGCGTATTTTGGTGTTCATCCATCCCAGTGGTGTAGCGGTCTTATGGCTGCTTTGCCAGGATGAAACCTTTTCTTTTAGTGCAGGTACTCTCCCATCTTGGCATGACAGCTTCCTCAGCAAACCCACTTTTAGCGGGATTTGGCTCTTTGGTATGACCCTAATCCCTTCCTCCATTGCGAACTTCACAGTGACAGCATTACAGCAAGAAGGCGAGGTTGGTTGCGAAAGCACCAAACCTGGATTAACAAGCTAAGTGGTGAAGTTGATGTCTGGCCCGGGGTTGCTAGCCACAACTCGACTGTGTCGTCTTTCGGATTCGTAACTACAAAGCATGGTTGTACCAATTTTACTCAATTTTGAGTTGTAATGTTCTGTTGTAAAACCCCCTTTTGGGAGAAATCAATGGAAATTGgacctagaaaaaaaaaaaaaaaaaaaaaaaaaaaaaaaaaaaaatttgagttTATATCTGTTCCTCAAGTTAAAGCTTATGTTTTCATCTTCCCCAGTTAGGTTTTAGTTTTCTTAATTAAACGTACGGTGTTGGTTTCAACTGATTTTGTTCTCGAAAAGTTTATGTTGCTTGAGAGTTTTAGAACCAAGTCTAAAAGTGATACTGCGTGTTGTAGCTTGCGTCTTTTAACATCATTGTGGTTCAAGGACTGTCATTGTGGTCGTAGCTCTCAAGATTGAACTTTGATTAAATCCTTcaagagaagaagtggaagcAAGGAAGCTTGCCACACAAGAAaatgaacaagaagaagaattgACCAAGGAGTCCCGTCGAAAAAGAATAAAGAAGTGGAAGCAAGAGATTGCTTACCACCCAaggaaagaagaagaggaaaaagcCAACtaaactctcttctctctctacataaacacaaaagaaacgtgaaagagtaaagagaaagaGCAAGCTTGTGTTAAGATGAAACACAAGTAAACAAAAACAGAGTGTGAGTGATGTAAAACAGAGTGAGGGTGAGAGAAGCTCACCAAGTATGaacaagagaagaaagagaggctGGCCGTGAGAATTATGCAGTGTGAGAGGCCAAGCCAAGAGAAAAAGTTCAACAGTAGCTTGTTCTAGGACTATCATCATTGTGGTTTAAGTGACGTTTTTAACTGGTATTTATGACATTTGATAGTGTTTCAAGTGTTGTTTTTAACTTGTTTTTCTACTGTTGTTGTGTTTGACGAGTTGATTAACAACATGACCCTGTAAGAAAATATGTCTTGCACTTGTCGTtggaagaaacaaataaaatgacCCTTCAAGACACATAGCAACAAGCAAACATAGTTCACTTCATTTTAATGGTTCTAACGACCATAACCTGAGCTATAACAAAACACCAAAACATGGTAAAACATGGTACAGATGAACTTAATCGTAGTTAATCTGAAACACCAAAACATAGATTCTAAAGCTGAGttccaaaattaaaaacagaaaaacagCAAGTTCTTAGATGAGCCAACTTCAAGTGTGCTAAGGTGATGTGAGTTCAGTGGCGATCAAAAGTGTAACTAGGATTAAGttcatttgaagttttgaaccatatatatacataacttCAACTCTGTCACCAGACTATAAGTCACCCTCTCCCGAACTTAGAGTTTCTCAAACTCTCACAATCACCAAATGAAACTCAAAACCCTTCTCTTTAAACAATTAGGGTTTATCATCCTATTCTCTCGTGGAATTTTTAAGACACTTAAGAATgtaaaattaaatgataaacaACATGACATTTTGTTTAAACATCGTACTGTTTTATTGACAAATCATATTGTTTTAAGACATTTCCAAAAGCGGCGTTTGGTTTTAAAGTGACGAGTAACGGAGGGGCCAATCTTAGGTTGGGggtttttttaatgaatttttagtTCAGGGGTTTATACCCAGAATAAACTTAATTGGGGGGCTTTTATGTTAAAAATCCAAATTAGAACTACAACATTAACAAATTGGTGTATTGTGAGAGTCCCTTAACTATATTTGGGAAGTGTAATCTATAACCGCGATTTTATGGACGAAACCCAAAGTTTCCTAGACTTTTATAAGAGAACAATAAAAAAgcattaacatttttaattttaaaaagctAATCGTTTATTTATCACGAAATTGTAGTTATTTCTGTCACTGAACTGTAAACCtcagttttaaaatgttattatgCTTTTTGAGCTCAACACAATTATTTCAGTTGATTGGAATAATTGAAGATGCTTATTGACAATGTTTTATCAGCCATTATTAAAGCCCGAAGCTGTAGCCAGTCAAGAGAAATCATTGACAATGTTTCAGATTCGGACTTTAGTTGGctacattaatttaaatttacaaaatGTCATATTTAATAGATATCTGATCTGCTCTAAATTTTATACTGGTAGATTTTATACTGATAGATGTATCTATAATCAGATATCTGTAAAATACAAAGTTCacaaatactaaacaaatacGGTATTGTAGATACCGAAATactataacatttttaattatacTGATAGATGTATCTATAATTAGATATCCGTAAAATACAAAGTTCacaaatactaaacaaatacGGTACTATTTGATATGTGCACAGCTCTAACAAGGAATGAACATATTTTACATTGTTGGTTATTAAGgttattatttataaagaaaataaattgggAATTGTGGATATTCTTCTAATTTATCCATAAGCGAATTTTCtatattatcaaaattaaaataattgatttccttttttttagaaaaatttgtAAGTTACTTTAGACACCGTTTTAATTCAAAACATATATGcacttttttttaacactgaaagATTTGATTACATTAACTTGAACAGATTACATAAGCCGGAAATTGAGTTAATCCCGGAATCAAAGCCGGCTGACAAACACATCAGTCACCGGAATCATAAGCCCACACATGGAAATCAACTTGAAAGACAACTAAACTTAAAGGCTACAAAACCCAAAACTAATTCAAATATATGAAGATCAAAAGAAACCCAGACATCTTAGAACAACTACGCATGTTGATTCAAAGAAAAACCTTTGTGAAACACAAACGGTGGAGTCACCACAGGACCAAAACCACCGAGAAGGACCTCCTATAGTGAATAGCCCAGAAATTTCAAAGAACACAGCTTCAATCACCGGCAAGACAGAACAACATACTGTTCCTACGCTTGACCGGAAGAGACAGAGTCGGATAACACGACATGCAACGCCACAAGGAAGCTTGACAATAGGATAGATCTCGATCAGATCTGAAGATAAATGACAAGGAGCCAATCTAATCGACTCTGTATTCAACCGAAAGGCAGAAGATCGATACAAAGCCGATACAAAgatacctcaaaaccaacatGCAGAATCATTCAACCCGAAGCTAGGGCTTCAATAAAATAGATCTCATCTAAAATGATTAGAAAGGGCATGCACCAACAACCGATTGAAACGCAGGATGATCAGCTCCAACTTCGATCCCTTCGGAGAAGAGATCTACTGTTAAGTAGAAGGAGGCAAAGGAGAGATCATCCTCGATCATCATGGAAGAGACAAAAGGATTAAACCTGACTCCGGCTCTGTGAACGCCGCCGGAGTCGGAGAACGAAGATCTGATTTTGTGACTTTCTAGAGAGAAGGCAGAggttatagagagagagagtatcaATTATTTCTGACTTATTGAAAAACATATATGCACTATTCCTATACATATGTACCTTTATTATGTTTCAATTAGTATGCATGTCTGGTTACCCAAACTAACTCAAGCCTgaattataaaatgttttttttaatgtaaaatgaaaatttagtaTGCCGTTTTgatgtaaaatgaaaaattagtaTGCATAGGTAGAAATTGTCTGAATAcagcatttacatgtttattTGCTTGTTTATGAATTAactgtttttatatttcttatattaaattaaattaataaaattttaaaagtgaaGAAACATTTTCGTTATATACTTCTTTGTAGAGATTATTGACCTAAGATTATTTTCTGTTCAAGTACACTTTAGACCTAGATTAAACTTAAAGTACAGAAAAACACAAGTAATTTAATGAATTTTCAGCCTATAGCCAGTATATTTCGTGGGAGAACTACTATTCCAAATTTCAATAAATCAAAGAGATTACACACACTAGATACCTTGTGATTTAGACTTAGGCTCAAGctattttatctattatatCGTTGTCTCATTTTTTCTTATGCTTTTTGTCTGGTTCCTAATGTGTCATACTTGTAAGTTTTTTCTTTGCTACATGTTTCAATTTACCTAATTTACTCAAGAACCCATACTACATGCATGAGTTTCGGACTGGGATGTCATAAACCTTGTTTTGGGCCATCACAGCTAAAGATGAGGTTCAACCTTGTTTTTTATTCGGCTGACACTGGAACCATGGCCATCTCAAAAGGGAGGACCAGCAGTGCAATGGCCCAGGGCCCATCCCAAAATcaaacaaatttaattatagAAACGGGtccaatatttttttgttttctagcAAGGACCcataatattatgtttaatcatctataattaattaaaaaaatatgttcagGAGACCAGTAAAAGTTTAAGCCGGCCCTGACTGGAACACACACAAAATATCCACTATTTTGATGCAGCCCAACATGGCCCAACTCTGCCCAACTCTTAAGCCGACAGCCTATgaaatctctttttctttctcggGACTGAGAGAGATCAGTCTAGACACTTCGTGTATCTCTCTTCTTTCCATGCGAAAGTTTGGCTCTCAACTAGCGTTTTCCCTCTCTTTTATAGAAGATTGTTTTAATCCATACAGTGATTTTTGGAGTAAGCACACTTTGTTCTCATCTCTTATTTTTGATAAAACCCTCTGGTTGGTTTACTAGAATCCTTTCCTCCAAGCTTCCATGCAAGAAGGCAGTTTTGACATCTACATGTTCTAGCTCAAAGTCTAGATTAAGCCTTACAGAGAAACCCTTTTAAGTTGGCAAGGCGATACATAATTTCTCTCTCTACATTTGTGACTCATTCTTGTAAACGATGCGATTTCCATGTGTTTAGCCATTGAAATTGCTAGGACGTTTTTTCCCTCCAAAAGTTATTATATTGATTtggtaattttataaatatgtatgtCGCTCGTAATTTTTTTACATCAACTGAATTATTAGATTATGGTCACCAAAAACATTTTTCAATTTCTTGGAAAAAGGTGgtttgagataaaaaaaaaaattaaaacaagttCTTATAGacatgtttaaaaaaaacatgaaaaatttCATAAGATAGcccttttagtttatttttataaaaaaatagtcttcaaaaagaaaaatgaccaaaataaattttattaaagaataaaaatacattttattttggatgaaatttcaaatttattgaacTATCAAAAGAATGTTATGTACAACTCAAACCCTTTTaagaactgaaaaaaaaaaactgttctaTAAATATGATATCTACTTCTATGCTGTTACTTCAAACCATCTTTTCAATAACTCTTCTAGCTTACGGTTTGGCTTGTACTTGAGTGAACAAATCATGTTCTTCATTGCCTTATATATGACCCCTCACAAGCTGTCTGTGGAAGCTCTCGGCTTCTGGTGTCTTCTAGCATTCATTTCTCTCCAAATATGATAGATTGTAGTCTGGAAAAAGAGTCTAGCCAGACATGAATCCATTCCTTTCACTCACATTCTCTGCAAGCGCTGCAACGTCCACTGCCAGTCCGGATTTATTCCACTTCCTACAAGATTCCGATCCAATATCTTCCATACTGTATAGGTGTAAGGACATGCAAAGAAAAATGTGGTATCTCGTCTCATTTCTTTCTCCACATAACTCaaagaataaaaatacatttatatcacagagttaactaatctagacttaaagTTTAAAATTAAGTGGTAGGATTTTGaagataaaatttcaaattaaaaaaaaatacattaaaaatttaaaataaaaagttattttggttattttttgtttgaaaactatttttgtgacaaaaaattaaaaatgacgATTTAAAATAATTGTCGTTTAAACATTGATACTTGATGCATGTCTGCATCATGAATCTTTGATGGTACATACTAAATTTTTGTGTTGTTATACTAAGATAATAACTATTAGGTTCAATGTAAATTCCTTTCAATGATTGATTTGTCGTCACGCTTATTCGAATCCCTATTTGAATTTCAACCGAACCACGCAAATCATTAACTGGTCTAAAGTGTTGATTAACGTAATAATCCGAATATCTCTTTGCGGCTAAAACGATTTTCTATTACGCATGCAAATTGCGAAACTGTGATTTTACTCTGTTCATAATTATTGGTCAAATACCTTTGGACCATCAATGTGACTTTTGTAGCGCGATAGATAttgccgacaaaaaaaaaatttattgtgaaaataattaaattaattaactttTGTATTGTCGAATTAAATTGCTTATCAGATTCATTAATACCCAACTCGATGCTTTAATAGTAATCAACTCCGACTGAGAAGAAGCTTCACCTTGACCTGACAATGCTGAATTAAACGCATATGGGGGAAACTGAAGGAATCACACTGGATTAGCAAAAACATGTATATTGCTAGAAACACTTTAAAAAGGATAATTTGTATTATTTATAGTTTAACATAATACAATGAAATCAAGAGAAAAAAATACCACTTATAAAAGGAATAGTtacttaattagtttttttttaaattaaaaaaaacagagataaaaaaataaaagttttcatGATGAAGGCAAAccttaatttataaaaaataaaattatagtagacattattaaaattatgaaactatTCAGTAAAATCTTATATTCTTATACAATCTTTCATCTACAAATAAAAGTTTTTCAATGTTTTCTATCGAATTTGATACCTGCAACACTAATACAAACCAGTATTTAAgatgttttttgttgttgctaaATTATAAATATCATTAGAATGGTTAAAAgattttataaacataaaacCTTATAGCTGGTCCATCTCggcaaaaataaagaaaaaacaagatggAACAAAACAAATGGCTGCAAAATATAGTTGACAAAGATAAacaattagatatatatatatatatatatatatatattaaaatgacatttgtaaatatttattgaatggtatgtaaaaaacttaaaactattTGATGCTATTATATAAACTAGGAATCGTCAACTCCGCGCAAGCGCGGAGATCTGTGTTTGGTGTATTACAGCAGTTCATTATGCTTGCAATTGAAAGATAATGTGTGTATGTTACTGGTTAATTTGTGTACATTTTGAGCTACGATTAATgtattcacatatatatatatatatagtgttattgtttttttgttgcTTATTCAGATCCGTTATTCTTCTCCTGCAAAATATTATGTTGTGTATGTCATCAACAGTCATCTTTCTACGATATTCTTTCTCAAGAGTCAGGACAACACTTCAATAATCAGGCAATTAACTTGCAAAGTTTTTACATTTATCATTCATATATTTTTCACGGTTATAATAAAAACCTAGCAGCTCCAAAGAATCAGAAgatcaaaaatagaaaaagaaataacaaacagccaattgtattttatatattttgaactcTATAGATTGTTTAATATCAAAATAAACAATGCTATATAGCCCCTTACACATTATAAGCGATGTTATAGAAACATTTATTTCATATTGGAGATAAAAACATCAAGTTCATCCAATATACAGACATATAGAAAAAAAGCAAATGAGAAACAAACATAGAAGACAAAAGTACAACACTCATATCTCAAACTCTCTCTCCCagcatcttcttttcttctctcaGGGCCTTGACACATTGTTTGGGTAGTGAGCTACAATATGATCATAAACAGCAAGTGTAAGAAAATCATCAAGCTCACTTGCAGTACATTGCTTTGTAAACTTCTTGCAGTTGTCCTTATACATTCCTTTCTTAAACTTATCTTTACCAACTTCTTTCTCGATTCTTTCCATCTCTTCTTCCACAACTCTCTCAAACAACTCTTTGTTCACCCTGACTCCAAGCCCATCTCCGTCCAACTCCACTTCATACCTAATCCATTGCCAGTTCTGGACACGACTTATCTCAGCTGGAGCCGCATCTTCCATCAGGTTATAGCGTGGGACAGATCCTGATCGTGTTAGCCACACTGCTAAGTATTCGATCCCCACACGTCTGTTCAGCCTTAGACCCTCTGCTCTGATCTGTactgtttaaaataaaataaaaacattccAATCTGCATGGATGCATTCACAGGCCACATGGGCAATTATCCAAACCAAATAAAATCCACGAAGCATCTGCAATAACAAAGCACAAATGAATTTGTATAGCAAAATCCATGAGCGTTACAttcgttaattttttttcacttGACATATCATCCATACTCTTGCAAACTATACAGTTGTTAAGGTTTTAAAAGAGACCACAAATGAATTAAGTGACTTAAGCCATCTCCTAACTTCCTTACCTGAATGTTCATCGGCATGAGAACCGGGAGACACTCTGATATCAACCTGAACATAAGTAAAAGGAAACAGAAACAATCACACATATATAACAAATGACCATTGAAAAAACTTGTCTTTTTACTTAAAAGGATAGTTGACCTTATAGTGGAGAGGCAAGCATTCTTTAAGCTTAGTTCTCAAACGCATACCAAATATAGTTGCCATATAATCCGTATGGTCGGTGTAAACGTTATCGTGAATTGATCACATAACCAAAACCCACAAACTCACAAATCATTAAAGATCAtgtacacacaaaaaaaagccTCACACTTTTGGATCcaaaattaaacttttttttctcaCTATCATTGGGACTACACAGTGAGATCATTAAACAGAGGACTAATAATACTCACTGGACGCGATTAAGCTTGTCATCGAGAGTGATGGAGTCTTCAGACAGAACACTTAGTTGCTCCAAGGAGTAAGGGTGTTCCAGATCTCTTATGTCTCTTACATACTTTGTCTATTTTCGTCAAAGAATCCTAAATAgctcaaaaatccaaaaaaaagaaaaatatcaaaaaaaactaatctaaCCGAAGTTAAAAGGATATCATAGATGTCGAGAGGATCAAGTGCAAATCTATTTGCTCAGAGCAAATCtccttataaaaaaaattcttaggCCGAAATCCGATCTACAGAATCAGTTACGACTTGAAATTCAAAGGCGAAAGCGGAAACTTTACCGTGTTCTTCTGCTGCTGAGTACTTCTTGATTCTGGCAGCTCTAAGAGATGGGGATTGTGTTATATGTGGACGTATATTTATAGGATTCAACTGAGAAGCTTCTGAAACGTATCGATGAAAGTTTAGTTGTAGTTGTTAGAATTAAAGGCTGATATATGGATTGATTATCTTCGCTAACTGAAACGGTAAACGTAGGGGCGGGATGACTATGACATCATCGTGCTTATTTAGGTTTTTGTCAACAATTTAtgttgtaaaaaaattaaaaaaattgtggaaCCCAAAATATGCCATGTGGACACTTTTAGAGGGAGAGAATATGTAATGGGCTCCGACCAATACGTAAAACCAAGAGAACATGTAATGGGCTCCGACCAATATGccatgttgatttttttttaaattttaagtccAGTCCAAAATGACATGGCATATTGATTGGTTCTCAATTTTTTGCCTATGTGGCAAGGTTTAGGAGAGAGagatttagtcccttttatatagtaggatttttTGATTTGACAAAGATCAAATATTGGTAGACCTATGAACTATGATATGATTCGACCTTTCAAATCATTGGTGCGTCACTATTACATTTCGCTTCATCTTTATCCCGGTTTACTCAAttacaaat comes from Brassica rapa cultivar Chiifu-401-42 chromosome A02, CAAS_Brap_v3.01, whole genome shotgun sequence and encodes:
- the LOC117131967 gene encoding malate synthase, glyoxysomal-like translates to MATIFGMRLRTKLKECLPLHYKVDIRVSPGSHADEHSETVQIRAEGLRLNRRVGIEYLAVWLTRSGSVPRYNLMEDAAPAEISRVQNWQWIRYEVELDGDGLGVRVNKELFERVVEEEMERIEKEVGKDKFKKGMYKDNCKKFTKQCTASELDDFLTLAVYDHIVAHYPNNVSRP
- the LOC103853483 gene encoding methylsterol monooxygenase 1-1; this translates as MIPYGTVEEASFALGRNLTWLETVWFDYSATKSDYYLYCHNILFLFLVFSLAPIPLVFVELARSVSGWFDRYKIQPKVNYSLSDMFGCYKDVMKMFILVVGPLQLVSYPSIQMIGIRSGLPLPTLSEMLPQLFVYFLIEDYTNYWVHRFFHSKWGYENIHRVHHEYTAPIGYAAPYAHWAEVLLLGIPTFMGPAIAPGHMITFWLWIALRQIEAIETHSGYDFPWSPTKYIPFYGGAEYHDYHHYVGGQSQSNFASVFTYCDYIYGTDKGYRFQKKLLEQIKESSKKSNKHNGGIKSD